A region of the Candidatus Zixiibacteriota bacterium genome:
GAATCGAATACTACAGCCCGGGTGACGTCCACGAGGCCGTCATCTGCGCCGACGGGATGGGCGACGTCTGGAAGACCACGCCGGGGGCCTCGGAATGGCTTGATGCCAAGGCGAAGATAGGATAGCTCGCCCCCGACTGGAATGAGCCGACTATTCGGGAGTAACAGGGCCGGGCATATTTTTGTGGTTTCGCCGCTCATCGTCAACTCAATTTCCGCGACAGTTTTGACGCTACAGTCATCAGAAAGGACAACTTCGTATGTTTCGCATATCCAGATCCTTCTTCGATTCCAGATCCTTCTTCGATACACGGGCAGACGAGGACGTCTGCCGCGAACGGAATTTGCGTATATTAGTTGTTGCGGCACTAGCTCAGCTTCAGAAGACCTGCTGATTGCTCACTCCGATGCGGCATTCGACGGTTTCGTCACCCGCTTGCCCGATTCGTACTGTTCCTGTGAAAAGACCATCCCCAGTTCATCCCACGTTGTCCAGATGCCGACTTTGAGGCCATTCTTGTACGCACCCTCAACCCAGCGAAGGCCGTTTTCCCGCCAAGTGAGGTACGGCCCGTCGAGTTTCCCGTTGCGATACGTGCACTCTTCCTGCTTTTGGCCGCCGCGATACCATGACGTCCACACGTAGTGCTGCTTGCCGTCGATATACGCCCCGTCCTCCTTGAGACTGCCGTCGTCATACCACTGCCGCCAGACACCGTCGCGCTGACCGCCAACGTACTTCCCTTCCTGGCGCTTCGTCCCTTTGGGATAGTAGCTGATGAACTTGCCGTGCAGTTGGTCGGCCTCGTACTCGCACCACTCAACTAATCGGCCTCGTTCATCTCTGGTTGTCCAGACGCCTGCCTTGCGGCCATAGTGGTATTCACCCGCTTCTCTCTCTTGCCCGTTTTCATGATAGGCGACACACCGGCCATGGCGAACAAACGTGCCGGTCGAGTCCTTCGCCTCACGCCAAAGTTCTCGGGGTTGGCGGCTGGCGTAGTACTCCCGCTTTTCGCGAACTGCGCTGGAACAGGACAGTAATGTGCTGATAGCAACCACCACTGTGAAAACAAGGGACAATCGGCACCAAAGCATAGATTCTTCCGATTCTGCTGACGATCATTAGCCTGTAGGCATATTATCGGCAGGCTTCCCTACCGGTTGAGGAGCCTCAGAAAGCCCGTATTTCAGCTTTACAAGCGGCTTTTCGGTCCCTATGGTTGGCACGGGACTACTTGCCCGATAACCTCTTTGAGGTGGAACTTTTTTCCTTTAGCCTGGTTTTGCGAAGATTCGAATGAGTCTGTTCTGTACAATGAGAAGGAGGTGTATTTGATGAATACGCGTTTGTTGACAGTGCTTTGCGCCGCCGGCCTGTACTT
Encoded here:
- a CDS encoding toxin-antitoxin system YwqK family antitoxin; translated protein: MLWCRLSLVFTVVVAISTLLSCSSAVREKREYYASRQPRELWREAKDSTGTFVRHGRCVAYHENGQEREAGEYHYGRKAGVWTTRDERGRLVEWCEYEADQLHGKFISYYPKGTKRQEGKYVGGQRDGVWRQWYDDGSLKEDGAYIDGKQHYVWTSWYRGGQKQEECTYRNGKLDGPYLTWRENGLRWVEGAYKNGLKVGIWTTWDELGMVFSQEQYESGKRVTKPSNAASE